A region of Chloracidobacterium sp. DNA encodes the following proteins:
- a CDS encoding FAD-binding oxidoreductase, giving the protein MTKRFSQLLSAVLLVLVFSISSFSQTIVVRPMPADFKSDGCSLFPDGNYRDCCVEHDKAYYFGGTKAERRAADKRLCDCVRAKGHRFLSPVIYLGVRIGGVAWLPTPFRWGFGSNKGVKKPEK; this is encoded by the coding sequence ATGACCAAAAGATTTTCGCAACTACTTTCAGCCGTCTTACTCGTGTTGGTTTTTTCCATATCTTCATTTAGCCAGACTATTGTCGTCCGTCCGATGCCTGCTGATTTCAAAAGTGACGGCTGTTCGCTTTTTCCTGACGGCAACTATCGCGATTGCTGTGTCGAGCATGACAAGGCTTATTATTTCGGCGGAACAAAGGCGGAAAGAAGAGCGGCTGACAAACGGCTTTGCGATTGTGTGCGTGCAAAAGGCCATCGATTTCTTTCCCCAGTGATTTATCTTGGAGTTCGGATCGGCGGCGTCGCATGGCTGCCGACGCCTTTCCGCTGGGGATTTGGAAGCAATAAAGGCGTGAAAAAGCCCGAAAAATAA
- a CDS encoding alcohol dehydrogenase catalytic domain-containing protein encodes MKALRFTHDGGLEVANVANPNNESEALVRVLKSGICNTDLEIVRGYAGFSGTIGHEFVGVVERADDRTEIVGKRVVGEINAGCGSCDLCIAGDSRHCPTRTVLGIVDRDGCHAEFLQLPSRNLIEIPDRVTDAQAVFAEPLAAAFGVTEQVEILPETKVAVIGDGKLGLLCAMSLALKSQNVTLIGKHTSKMSIAEKNGVEGIFLGNLTPMISGRFDVVVEASGSESGFATALDLVRPRGKIVLKSTFHGTQTWAASRVVVDEITIVGSRCGKMEPAITLLADGLINVNDLITNEFSLLDGIVAMECAAAKGVLKVILSP; translated from the coding sequence ATGAAAGCGTTGCGTTTTACTCATGATGGCGGCCTTGAAGTGGCAAACGTTGCCAACCCTAATAACGAATCTGAAGCGCTCGTTCGCGTTTTAAAGTCGGGAATTTGTAACACCGATCTTGAGATCGTGCGAGGCTACGCCGGTTTTTCGGGAACTATCGGTCATGAATTCGTCGGTGTTGTCGAAAGGGCTGATGACAGGACTGAGATCGTTGGGAAAAGGGTTGTTGGCGAGATAAACGCAGGCTGCGGAAGTTGTGATCTATGCATTGCGGGCGATTCGCGGCATTGTCCTACGCGGACCGTTCTGGGCATTGTGGATCGCGACGGCTGTCATGCCGAATTTTTGCAATTGCCCTCGCGAAATCTCATAGAGATTCCTGACAGGGTGACAGATGCGCAGGCAGTCTTCGCCGAGCCGCTCGCGGCAGCTTTTGGAGTCACTGAGCAAGTTGAAATATTGCCCGAGACAAAGGTCGCGGTCATCGGTGACGGAAAACTCGGATTGCTGTGTGCAATGAGTCTTGCTCTCAAATCACAAAATGTCACGCTGATCGGCAAGCACACATCTAAAATGTCCATCGCTGAAAAAAATGGTGTAGAGGGCATTTTTCTCGGTAATCTGACACCGATGATTTCCGGTCGATTCGATGTTGTTGTTGAGGCAAGCGGTTCCGAATCGGGATTTGCCACGGCGCTCGATCTTGTAAGGCCACGTGGAAAAATAGTGCTCAAGTCCACGTTTCACGGCACGCAAACATGGGCGGCTTCGCGTGTTGTTGTCGATGAAATAACTATAGTCGGTTCCCGTTGCGGAAAGATGGAACCGGCAATTACTCTGCTTGCTGACGGTCTGATAAATGTAAACGAT